In Kocuria turfanensis, a single genomic region encodes these proteins:
- a CDS encoding carbohydrate ABC transporter permease: MTTSSSNAPLERIAGGDAVRGAARGLRGRGLRGRSRRPGPGGGLRRPGFLTYGFLGAVVLGAVFPLYWSLLVGSHDSTVLSRGVPLVPGGNFLANAAQVMDSIPFWKAMGNSVLVSTVTAASVVLFSTLAGFAFAKLRFRGSKALLVFVIATMAVPTQLGVVPLFIVMAKFGWTGSLWAVIVPGVVTAFGVFWMTQYLRDALPDELIEAVRMDGASMIQAFWHIGLPAARPAAAMLALFTFVATWTNFFWPFIVLDPSNPTLPVALQLLQSAHFVDYSVVLTGAVLSTVPLLLLFVVAGRQLVSGIMQGAVKG, encoded by the coding sequence ATGACCACCTCTTCCTCGAACGCGCCGCTCGAGCGCATCGCGGGCGGCGACGCCGTGCGCGGCGCGGCCCGTGGCCTCCGCGGACGGGGCCTGCGCGGACGCAGCCGGCGCCCCGGCCCGGGAGGCGGGCTGCGCCGGCCCGGGTTCCTCACCTACGGCTTCCTGGGCGCGGTGGTGCTGGGCGCCGTCTTCCCGCTGTACTGGTCCCTGCTGGTCGGCAGCCACGACAGCACCGTGCTGAGCCGGGGCGTGCCGCTGGTGCCGGGCGGGAACTTCCTGGCCAACGCCGCGCAGGTCATGGACAGCATCCCGTTCTGGAAGGCCATGGGCAACAGCGTCCTGGTCTCCACGGTCACCGCGGCGTCGGTCGTGCTGTTCTCCACGCTCGCCGGGTTCGCCTTCGCCAAGCTCCGCTTCCGGGGCAGCAAGGCGCTGCTGGTCTTCGTCATCGCGACCATGGCCGTGCCCACGCAGCTCGGCGTGGTCCCCCTGTTCATCGTCATGGCGAAGTTCGGGTGGACCGGGTCCCTCTGGGCCGTGATCGTGCCCGGCGTCGTGACGGCCTTCGGGGTGTTCTGGATGACCCAGTACCTGCGGGACGCGCTGCCGGACGAGCTCATCGAGGCCGTCCGGATGGACGGCGCCTCGATGATCCAGGCGTTCTGGCACATCGGCCTGCCCGCCGCCCGGCCGGCGGCCGCGATGCTGGCGCTGTTCACCTTCGTGGCCACGTGGACCAACTTCTTCTGGCCGTTCATCGTGCTGGATCCCTCCAACCCCACCCTCCCGGTGGCCCTGCAGCTGCTCCAGTCCGCGCACTTCGTGGACTACTCGGTCGTCCTGACCGGAGCAGTGCTGTCCACCGTCCCGCTGCTGCTGCTCTTCGTGGTGGCGGGACGCCAACTCGTGTCCGGAATCATGCAAGGAGCAGTCAAAGGATGA
- a CDS encoding carbohydrate ABC transporter permease, whose product MAVTDRVRPAPPVRQRRPERPPRAVRRLAFSQRLSRWDVKLSPYLYISPFFVLFALTGLFPLLYTAWVSLHDWDFIGGQGTFTGLENYQFVLAQPFFWNALGNTFSIFVLSSVPQVLLALTIAAALDANLRARTFWRMGVLVPFVVAPVAVGLIFNNLYADQFGLVNEVLRGVGLGPVRWHSDPLASHFAIATMVNFRWTGYNALIFLAAMQAIPRDLYEAATIDGAGRVRQFLSITVPMLRPTIIFVVITATIGGLQIFDEARVFDQYGLGGADRQWQTLTMYIWELGWGQRDFGRASAVAWLLFLLIVLISLANFLITRRIAHQGGRK is encoded by the coding sequence ATGGCTGTCACCGACCGGGTCCGACCCGCGCCCCCCGTCCGGCAGCGCCGGCCGGAACGGCCCCCCAGGGCCGTCCGGCGCCTGGCGTTCTCCCAGAGGCTGTCCCGGTGGGACGTGAAGCTCTCGCCCTACCTGTACATCTCGCCGTTCTTCGTCCTGTTCGCCCTCACCGGGCTGTTCCCGCTGCTCTACACCGCGTGGGTGTCCCTGCACGACTGGGACTTCATCGGCGGGCAGGGCACGTTCACCGGCCTGGAGAACTACCAGTTCGTCCTCGCCCAGCCGTTCTTCTGGAACGCCCTGGGGAACACGTTCAGCATCTTCGTGCTCTCCTCGGTGCCGCAGGTGCTCCTGGCCCTCACCATCGCCGCGGCGCTGGACGCGAACCTGCGCGCCAGGACCTTCTGGCGGATGGGCGTGCTCGTGCCCTTCGTGGTGGCGCCGGTGGCGGTCGGGCTGATCTTCAACAACCTCTACGCGGACCAGTTCGGCCTGGTCAACGAGGTGCTGCGGGGCGTGGGGCTGGGCCCCGTCCGGTGGCACTCCGACCCCCTGGCCAGCCACTTCGCCATCGCCACGATGGTGAACTTCCGCTGGACCGGCTACAACGCGCTGATCTTCCTCGCGGCCATGCAGGCGATCCCGCGCGATCTCTACGAGGCGGCGACCATCGACGGCGCCGGGCGGGTGCGCCAGTTCCTGTCCATCACCGTGCCCATGCTCCGGCCCACCATCATCTTCGTGGTCATCACCGCCACCATCGGCGGGCTGCAGATCTTCGACGAGGCCCGGGTCTTCGACCAGTACGGCCTGGGCGGGGCGGACCGGCAGTGGCAGACCCTGACCATGTACATCTGGGAGCTGGGCTGGGGCCAGCGCGACTTCGGGAGGGCCTCGGCCGTCGCCTGGCTGCTGTTCCTGCTGATCGTGCTGATCTCCCTGGCCAACTTCCTCATCACCCGGCGGATCGCCCACCAGGGAGGCCGAAAATGA